The DNA region CTAGGAGCCGTGGACGAATCGGCTCCCGTACGGCTGGCGGTTCCCCTGCCACTTGTGCGGTTGAAGGTAGCGCCCACCAGCACGCCGTCCAGACGCTCCAGAAGATGCCGGAGCACAACAGTTTCGCTCCCTGATACCAGGGGAGCGCGCGCACATATGGGATAGCGCTACGGCGAATCGTGGTCCACCAGTTCCGTAAGGCTGAAGAAGAAGGCAATCTCGCGAGCTGCGCTATCAGGCGAGTCAGAGCCATGGATGGCATTCTCTCCCTTGGAGGTCCCGAAGCGATGGCGGATTGTATTCGGAGCTGCTTCTGCAGGGTCGGTGGCACCAATCAGTTCCCGAAAGTCCTCCACTGCACGCTCTTTCTCGAGGACCATGGCAACGACTGGCCCGCTACTCATGAAGAGCGTCAGGTCTCGGAAGAAGGGGCGACCACGGTGGACCTCGTAGAAGCGCTCTGCCTGCTCGAGAGTGAGGCGGACCAACTTCATGCCGACGATTCGGAACCCTGCTTGGGTGATAGCAGTGATGATGTCGCCGATGAGGTTGCGGCGTACGGCGTCTGGCTTGATGATGGCCAACGTACGCTCGCTCATCGCTTCGAGCTCCGTTGGGATGACGGACTCTTTGAAGAGCGACGTCTTGAGGGTGTACCGCGGTGCTGACGGTTGTGTTGCGCTACGACGGCCGCAACCGTTGCGCCGATCTGGGCAGGGGATTCTACTACAGTAATCCCTGCCGCCTCGAAGGCCGCAATCTTCTCTGCAGCCGTACCACGCCCGCCAGTGATGATGGCACCGGCATGTCCCATGCGGCGTCCCGGTGGGGCCGTCCGTCCGGCGATGAAGCCAATGACCGGCTTGTGCACGAACTGCCGCACGTACTCTGCTGCCTCCTCCTCTGCCGTGCCGCCAATCTCTCCAATCAGCAGGATAGCGTCGGTGTCTGGGTCTTCGTTGAAGAGGGCTAGCAAGTCTACGAACGTAGAGCCGAGGACAGGATCGCCTCCAATTCCGACACAAGTAGACTGTCCCAGCCCAGCATCCGTAATCTGCTTGACCGCTTCGTACGTCAGCGTCCCGCTCCGTGAGATGACACCAATTCGCCCAGGTCGGTGGATGTAGCCCGGCATGATCCCGATTTTGCATTCACCTGGGGTAATGATGCCCGGGCAGTTTGGCCCGATGAGGCGTGATCGGCTACCCGCAAGCACTTCGCAGACCCGCACCATGTCCCGCACAGGGATGCCCTCGGTAATGCAGACGATGAGGGGAATCTCGGCCTCTATCGCTTCCAGCAGTGCATCGGCAGCAAAAGGCGCAGGGACAAAGCTGACGATAGCTGTAGGATTCGTTGCCTCTACGGCCTCTCGGACGGTGTTGAAGACTGGAACGGGCTGTGGGAAGATGTCGTTGCCCCTTCCCGTATAGAGGATGCCACCTTTGCCTGGAGTGACACCACCGACGATCTGTGTCCCGTACCTGAGCATCTGCGCTGTGTGGAATGTCCCTTCGGTCCCTGTGATTCCCTGCACGATTACGCGCGTTGAGCGATTGACGAGGATGCTCATGTCCTTTACCACCTTCGAGGCTTTGTAAGCTCCGCAAACTTACAGCACAGACAGCGAAGGCTTGTGGACTTATGGAAAGTTTACAGGCAGCGCTATCGGCCGCGACCAGCGTAGCCACTGTGACCCACATGCTCGATATGCCCGCTGGAGCTCGGCTTCGGAGGACTCTTGTGGCTCTATTCCAAGAAGGCGTCGGAGGAGGTGGAGGTGGAGAAGCTCGAACCAGTACCCATGACGGTTAGCCCATCGGAGGGCGCGTTGGAGGGAGTGGAGATGGTCCTTGGGGAGATGTCCGTGCGATAGTGCGGTGAGTTGGAGGTGTACCATGGTGGTGTAGATGAGTCCTCGCCGGTCCCCTATGCGTTGGAAGATGCGTTCGGCAGAATGCAGCCGCTCGGCAGCGGCGTCCCAGCGCCGAAGGAGGAGAAAGAGCATTGCCTCGCCCCACAGGGTGTACGCGTAGCTGAGCCGCTCGCCAATGTGTTCGTAGTGGAGTCGGGCGACGGTGAAGAAGTGCTCTGCAGCCTCCCAATCTCCAAGGATGCGGTAGGCATTCGCAATCCCACATGCAGAGTAGGCAATTCCGAAGAGATCTTCCTCACGGAGAGCATTCCGATGTGCCTGCCAGTAGTAACGTAGCGAGCGCTTTGGGGCTCCTTGCATGCGAGACAGCCCGCCGAGAGCGCAGTAGAGGTAGGTTGGAGAACCCACCCGAGTGCGTCGGTAGAGCTCCATGGCTTGGCGGAGGTATCCCCAGGCTGAGCGGAAATCGCCGGCAAAGCGAAGAGTAGTGCCGAGAGCCCAGAGGGTGTGGAGAATACCCTCAGTGTCGTGCTGCCGCTGGTATGTCTGGAGGGCCTGCTGCAGGAGCTGCTGTGCGGTCTTCAGGTCACCGAGGACGCGTAGTGACAGCGCCTTGCCGACAATGAGGTCCGTCGAGTCCTCTCTGCTAGTTTCTGTGACAAAGCGCTGGAGCTGTTCGTAGAGTTGGAGGGCGTGGCGGAATCTACCCAATAGTCGGAGGCAATGGGCGCGGTGGAGCTGACAAGTGTACCACTCAGGCGTCTTTGGAGTCAATAGGGTAGCCAGCTGAGCATAGAGTCGAGCTGCTTCTCGGAAGCGCGCTTCGGCGTATGCGGCCTCTGCCCGTTCCCAAAGGGCGGGAAGGGCACGGGACAACGTGGGTGGCATCAGCGAAACATCTCTTTGATCATGCCCCACGTGCGGCGAATCCCGCTGGTGTTATAGGCTACGGTAACAGTGGGGCTGTAGGAAGTCGTGCCGTCTTTCCCAACGATCTTGATGCGGTAGGTGTACAGACGCTGCTCCGGTGCCGTGGGTCGGAGTACGTCGCGGTCTTCGTAGGTGTAGGTGGCAGGAGCTCCTTTCGGAGTGACAGTCGTTAGGGTGCGGAACTCCTGTGAATTGCCATGTGAGCGCTCGACTTCGTAGCGCGCTACCCCTTCCTCGCGGCTCACACGCCACTCAACCACGATTGCGTTACCCTGCGGTCGGGCGGTGAAGCTTTCAATGACGACAGTAGCGGCCGTGGCGGCCACCGTTGCCAGCAGGCCTACCGCAGCGACCAGCTGTACATGTTGCCCCATCGCCACTGCCATACTCTGTGCGCACCCGCAGGGACTCGAACCCCGAACCTTCTGGTCCGTAGCCAGACGCTCTATCCAATTGAGCTACGGGTGCGCTCTCTATGCTGTGCCGCTCTGCGCGGCTAAGCGTTGCCGAAGTGTTTGGACGAAAGAAGCCAGACGCGATTTTCTGTTTGCCGCCGCGTTTGGATGGAGGACTCCGCGAGCTGCTACCCTATCGAGTATGCTGTAGGCTCGGCGCAGGAGCTGTTCGGCCTCTTCGAGCGTCGTTGCTTGCAGGACAGCTTTCATGGCCTCTTTGACCAACCGCTTATTGCGGCGGTTGTATTGACGCCGCTTCTCCGATTGCCGAACGCGCTTCTTCGCCGAGCGATGGTGTGGCATTAGCGTGCCTCTTTCCAACTACAAGCTCGCGGGGCGCAAAATTACGCACTCCTCTCTATCGCGGAAGGGCTTCGTCGAGCGCTTCGGGAGAGGCGCTTGCTCAGAAGGTCGGCAAGGCGGATTGGTTCGGGAAGTCGATGGCCGCGGCAGCATTGCAACACTACCTCGACCGCGGAGGGGAGGTCTACGCGGTGCCCGACTGAAATGTAAACTGGCCTCGCGCGCGATCGAGTGCGAAGAGCAAGGGCAATTACCTCACCTCTGTCCCATACAGGGGCTGTCACACCTACGGTGTCTGCGAGATGTTCAGCTTGCCCGCAGAGGAGAGACTTTGCGCACCCGATGCTAGGGATATCGGCCAGTACCCCGATGTGCGAGGCAATCCCGAAGCGTCGTGGATGGGCAATCCCCTGACCGTCACAGAGGATGACGTCCGGCTGTGCACGGAGCAGCTGGAGAGCTCCCAGTAGTGCGGGGGCTTCTCGGAAGCTGAGGAGCCCAGGGATGTAGGGGAACTCCTCCGGACAGACGGCGATTGCGCTCTCCGCCACTTCTAGCGAGGGTAGCCGCAGAGAGACAGCAACGCCATAGATGTTCTTACCATCATAGGCAGCGTCCAGCCCTGCTACGATACTGACTGTGTCCGGCAACTGGCGTTCTCGACAGACCTGTTGTGCCCACTGGCGTTGGAGCTCTATGGCCTCTTCAACGGAGACCTTCCACTGCACCGTATGATGGCCAACCATGGACTCATCGGAGCCAGGGTACCAGGAAGCGCTCTGCCGTGCTTCCGTCGGCTGAACGGACTGTAAGGACATAGAACCCACTCGCCAGTGTCTGGGTGGGGACAATCACCGTGTGGAAGCCATTGACGAGCTCCCGAGAATGCCAGCATTGGCGGCCATCGGGAGTATTGAGGCGAAGGTCCCAGAGTTCGCGGATGGGGCTGTAGAGCTGGATGTGGAGCCCATCAGCGGCTACCCTGACAGTCGCCCACGGGGCTGCACGGATGCCGAAGCGGCCGGGGCTGCAAAAGAGCACTATCAGGAACCCATCGCGGGTCTCCACGGAGGTCTGCTTCTGTGCGACGACCCGGACGTTAGCAAAGTGGATTGGTGTCTCTGAGGGCAGGGATGC from Candidatus Kapaibacterium sp. includes:
- the ndk gene encoding nucleoside-diphosphate kinase, whose product is MSERTLAIIKPDAVRRNLIGDIITAITQAGFRIVGMKLVRLTLEQAERFYEVHRGRPFFRDLTLFMSSGPVVAMVLEKERAVEDFRELIGATDPAEAAPNTIRHRFGTSKGENAIHGSDSPDSAAREIAFFFSLTELVDHDSP
- the sucD gene encoding succinate--CoA ligase subunit alpha, producing MSILVNRSTRVIVQGITGTEGTFHTAQMLRYGTQIVGGVTPGKGGILYTGRGNDIFPQPVPVFNTVREAVEATNPTAIVSFVPAPFAADALLEAIEAEIPLIVCITEGIPVRDMVRVCEVLAGSRSRLIGPNCPGIITPGECKIGIMPGYIHRPGRIGVISRSGTLTYEAVKQITDAGLGQSTCVGIGGDPVLGSTFVDLLALFNEDPDTDAILLIGEIGGTAEEEAAEYVRQFVHKPVIGFIAGRTAPPGRRMGHAGAIITGGRGTAAEKIAAFEAAGITVVESPAQIGATVAAVVAQHNRQHRGTPSRRRSSKSPSSQRSSKR
- a CDS encoding tetratricopeptide repeat protein, encoding MPPTLSRALPALWERAEAAYAEARFREAARLYAQLATLLTPKTPEWYTCQLHRAHCLRLLGRFRHALQLYEQLQRFVTETSREDSTDLIVGKALSLRVLGDLKTAQQLLQQALQTYQRQHDTEGILHTLWALGTTLRFAGDFRSAWGYLRQAMELYRRTRVGSPTYLYCALGGLSRMQGAPKRSLRYYWQAHRNALREEDLFGIAYSACGIANAYRILGDWEAAEHFFTVARLHYEHIGERLSYAYTLWGEAMLFLLLRRWDAAAERLHSAERIFQRIGDRRGLIYTTMVHLQLTALSHGHLPKDHLHSLQRALRWANRHGYWFELLHLHLLRRLLGIEPQESSEAELQRAYRACGSQWLRWSRPIALPVNFP
- the rpsT gene encoding 30S ribosomal protein S20, which translates into the protein MPHHRSAKKRVRQSEKRRQYNRRNKRLVKEAMKAVLQATTLEEAEQLLRRAYSILDRVAARGVLHPNAAANRKSRLASFVQTLRQRLAAQSGTA
- the nfi gene encoding deoxyribonuclease V (cleaves DNA at apurinic or apyrimidinic sites) encodes the protein MVGHHTVQWKVSVEEAIELQRQWAQQVCRERQLPDTVSIVAGLDAAYDGKNIYGVAVSLRLPSLEVAESAIAVCPEEFPYIPGLLSFREAPALLGALQLLRAQPDVILCDGQGIAHPRRFGIASHIGVLADIPSIGCAKSLLCGQAEHLADTVGVTAPVWDRGEVIALALRTRSRARPVYISVGHRVDLPSAVEVVLQCCRGHRLPEPIRLADLLSKRLSRSARRSPSAIERSA